One stretch of Prunus persica cultivar Lovell chromosome G1, Prunus_persica_NCBIv2, whole genome shotgun sequence DNA includes these proteins:
- the LOC18791773 gene encoding pentatricopeptide repeat-containing protein At3g06430, chloroplastic: MASSVSLSFSSSLLPHPLPLNKNSTAIHRAQDSNFKLVHCALAAPATRTRSTSSSSSETRKRHWKQGEFPGVSETSIPGTYRRAPLKNVKKKLDRKNNAKAWANTVTEALSDAIDKKQWLQALEVFDMLREQPFYQPKEGTYMKLLGLLGRCGQPHRARQLFDAMVEEGCEPTLELYTALLTAYCRNNLIDEAFSVLNQMKTLPHCQPDVFTYSTLIKVCIDALKFELVESLYEEMAERLITPNTVTQNIVLSGYGKAGKYDQMEKVLSGMLEGATCKPDVWTMNVILSVFGNKGQIDMMERWYEKFRDFGIEPETRTFNILIGAYGKKKLYDKMSTVMEYMRKLQFPWTTATYNNVIEAFADVGDAKNMEYTFDQMRAEGMKADTKTFCCLINGYANAGLFHKVVSSVQLAGKFEIPENTTFYNAVIAACAKAEDLMEMERVFKRMKEKQCPPDSTTYSLMVEAYSKEGMNDKIYYLEQEIGVDVNQNNNSSGIESDAVV, encoded by the exons ATGGCTTCTTCggtctctctctcattctcttcttctctgcttCCTCATCCTCTCCCTCTCAATAAGAACTCCACAGCCATCCACAGAGCCCAAGACTCAAACTTTAAGCTAGTACACTGCGCATTGGCAGCACCCGCTACACGCACTCGTTCAACTTCATCTTCGTCTTCTGAGACCAGAAAGAGGCACTGGAAGCAAGGTGAGTTTCCAGGGGTCTCAGAGACATCGATTCCTGGGACTTACAGAAGGGCCCCCttaaaaaatgtgaagaaGAAGTTGGACCGCAAGAACAACGCCAAGGCCTGGGCCAACACCGTCACTGAAGCCTTGTCTGACGCCATAGACAAGAAGCAATGGCTTCAAGCTCTTGAG GTATTTGACATGCTAAGAGAACAACCTTTTTATCAACCAAAAGAAGGGACTTACATGAAACTCCTTGGTCTGCTTGGAAGATGTGGCCAACCCCATCGTGCCCGTCAGCTTTTTGACGCAATGGTTGAAGAAGGCTGTGAACCAACTCTTGAACTCTACACAGCCCTACTTACAGCTTATTGTCGGAACAATCTAATTGATGAGGCATTTTCTGTTCTCAACCAGATGAAGACCCTCCCGCATTGCCAGCCTGACGTTTTTACATACAGTACCTTAATAAAGGTTTGCATTGATGCTTTGAAATTCGAATTAGTTGAGTCCTTGTATGAGGAAATGGCTGAACGGTTAATAACTCCAAACACAGTCACCCAAAACATAGTGTTGAGTGGATATGGTAAAGCTGGGAAGTATGATCAGATGGAAAAAGTGTTGTCAGGGATGCTGGAGGGTGCAACTTGCAAGCCTGATGTCTGGACAATGAATGTTATCCTTAGTGTGTTTGGCAACAAGGGTCAGATAGATATGATGGAGCGATGGTATGAGAAATTCCGTGATTTTGGGATTGAGCCAGAAACTCGCACTTTTAATATTCTGATTGGTGCTTatgggaaaaagaaattgtatgatAAAATGTCAACTGTGATGGAGTACATGCGCAAGCTTCAATTCCCATGGACAACAGCAACATATAACAATGTGATTGAGGCTTTCGCGGATGTAGGAGATGCAAAAAACATGGAGTACACATTTGATCAGATGCGTGCTGAGGGCATGAAAGCAGACACCAAAACGTTCTGCTGCCTTATTAATGGATATGCCAATGCAggtctcttccataaggtggTTAGCAGTGTTCAGTTGGCCGGAAAGTTTGAGATACCCGAGAATACCACATTTTATAATGCAGTAATAGCTGCATGTGCAAAGGCAGAGGATTTgatggagatggagagagTTTTTAAGCGGATGAAAGAGAAGCAATGTCCACCGGATTCCACAACATACTCTCTTATGGTTGAGGCGTATAGTAAGGAAGGTATGAACGATAAGATCTACTACTTGGAGCAGGAGATTGGTGTTGATGTTAACCAAAATAACAACTCCTCAGGAATTGAGTCTGATGCTGTTGTCTGA
- the LOC18790741 gene encoding pleiotropic drug resistance protein 3 isoform X1, whose protein sequence is MAQLAGADEIESFRIELAEIGRSIRSSFRSHASSFRSATTVNAGDNDVVGDEEHDLQWAAVERLPTFERITSALFDEYDGTSTKGDGKGTRVVDVTKLGAQERRVFIEKLIKHIENDNLQLLQKIRRRIDKVGVKLPIVEVRYKNLCVEAECKVVHGKPLPTLWNTLKSLVLGITELTGSKMREAKISIIKDVSGIIKPGRMTLLLGPPGCGKTTLLMALSGKLSHSLKVSGEICYNGYRLEEFVPQKTSAYVSQYDVHIPEITARETLDFSACCQGVGSRTEIMVEVSRREKQAGIVPDPDVDAYMKATSVKGLKNTLQTDYILKILGLEICADTLVGDPIRRGISGGQKKRLTTGEMIVGPAKALFMDEISNGLDSSTTFQLVSCLQHFVHITDATALISLLQPAPETFDLFDDVLLMAEGKIVFHGPRTEILNFFEECGFKCPERKGVADFLQEVISRKDQAQYWDHAEQPYSYISVDQFIKKFEDGHLGWQLNVELSKPFDKSQSHKDALSFRTYSLPKWELFKSCTRREFLLMKRNSFIYVFKSIQLVIIASITMTVFLRTQMAIDMVHANYYMGSLFYALLILLVDGFPELSMTVSRIGVFYKQKELCFYPAWAYAIPAAILKVPLSFLEAFVWTVLTYYVIGYSPEVGRFFCQFLLLFAVHLTSISMFRFIASFFQTVGASMTAGSSAILSVLLFGGFVIPKSYMPAWLKWGFWVSPLTYGEIGMTVNEFQSPRWEQVYANTTLGRQVLESRGLNFEGYFYWISVGALLGFTVLFNVGFTLALTLFKSPGRPPALISYEKYCQLQGKRDSKTDIDTEGKSISAPKTSAEPKKGRMVLPFEPLAVAFQDVQYYVDTPLEMRKRGFTEKRLQLLSDITGSFRPGILTALMGVSGAGKTTLMDVLCGRKTGGTVEGEIRIGGYPKVQDTFARISGYCEQSDIHSPQITVEESVVYSAWLRLPSQIDSNTKAEFVNEVLETIELDGIKDCLVGMAGVSGLSTEQRKRLTIAVELVANPSIMFMDEPTSGLDARAAAIVMRAVKNVSATGRTVVCTIHQPSIDIFEAFDELILMKTGGHIIYGGPLGKNSSRVIEYFESIPGLPSMKDNYNPATWMLEVTSKSAEAELGIDFSQIYKESALNEKNKGLVKQLSSPSPGSKVLQFPTRFPQNGWGQFKACFWKQNLSYWRSPSYNLTRIIFMSCSSLLFGILFWNQGKKIDSQQDIFNIFGSMFCATIFFGINNCSTVLPFVATERTVLYREKFAGMFSSWAYSFAQVLVEVPYSFIQAVLYVVITYPMIGYDWSAYKIFWSFYGMFCTLLSFNYLGMLLVSLTPNVQVASIVASSAYTMLNLFSGFVIPRPQIPKWWLWLYYLCPTSWALNGMLTAQYGDIQNEILAFGETKTVAAFLEDYFGFHYNLLGLVAVVLILLPIVFAALFAYFIGKLNFQRRA, encoded by the exons ATGGCTCAGTTGGCAGGGGCAGATGAAATAGAGTCTTTCCGTATAGAGCTGGCAGAGATTGGGAGGAGTATAAGATCCTCATTTCGAAGTCATGCCTCAAGTTTTCGGAGCGCCACCACTGTCAATGCAGGAGACAATGATGTTGTTGGTGATGAAGAACATGACTTACAATGGGCCGCGGTTGAGAGACTGCCCACTTTTGAGAGGATAACTTCGGCTCTATTTGATGAATATGATGGCACGTCTACAAAAGGAGACGGTAAAGGGACACGGGTGGTTGATGTTACCAAGCTTGGAGCTCAAGAAAGACGTGTTTTCATTGAGAAGCTTATCAAACACATTGAAAATGACAATCTTCAATTGTTGCAGAAGATTAGACGAAGAATAGACAA AGTCGGTGTAAAGTTACCTATTGTGGAAGTGAGATATAAGAATCTTTGTGTGGAAGCAGAGTGCAAGGTAGTTCATGGCAAGCCCCTACCCACTCTATGGAATACTCTAAAGAGTTTGGTTTTG GGCATCACAGAACTGACTGGTTCAAAAATGCGTGAAGCCAAGATAAGCATCATCAAAGATGTCAGTGGTATTATTAAGCCAGGAAG GATGACTTTATTGCTTGGACCTCCAGGTTGTGGGAAAACCACATTACTGATGGCACTCTCAGGGAAGCTAAGCCATTCTCTCAAG GTTTCTGGCGAAATATGTTACAATGGTTATAGACTAGAAGAATTTGTTCCTCAGAAAACCTCAGCTTATGTAAGCCAATATGATGTGCATATTCCAGAGATCACTGCAAGGGAAACACTTGATTTCTCTGCATGTTGTCAAGGTGTAGGAAGTCGAACCG AGATTATGGTGGAAGTCAGTAGAAGGGAAAAACAGGCAGGAATAGTTCCAGATCCTGATGTAGATGCTTACATGAAG GCCACATCTGTTAAGGGACTGAAAAATACACTTCAAACTGACTATATTCTTAAG ATACTTGGTCTGGAAATCTGTGCTGACACGTTGGTAGGAGATCCCATAAGAAGAGGAATATCCGGTGGTCAAAAGAAACGGTTGACTACAG GGGAAATGATTGTTGGACCTGCAAAAGCTTTGTTCATGGATGAAATATCTAATGGCTTAGATAGTTCTACCACTTTCCAACTTGTGTCTTGTCTTCAGCATTTTGTGCATATCACAGATGCAACCGCATTGATTTCGCTTCTTCAGCCTGCACCGGAGACATTTGATCTCTTTGATGATGTCCTATTAATGGCAGAAGGGAAGATTGTGTTTCACGGGCCAAGAACagaaattctgaatttttttgagGAGTGTGGGTTTAAGTGCCCAGAAAGGAAAGGTGTTGCCGACTTCCTTCAGGAG GTTATCTCTAGAAAAGATCAAGCACAGTATTGGGACCATGCAGAACAACCTTACAGTTACATTTCTGTTGATcagttcattaaaaaatttgaggaTGGACATCTTGGCTGGCAGCTAAATGTGGAGCTCTCAAAGCCATTTGATAAGTCTCAGAGCCACAAGGATGCTCTATCCTTTAGAACGTACTCATTACCTAAATGGGAACTGTTTAAATCTTGCACAAGGAGGGAATTTCTTCTGATGAAAAggaattcttttatttatgttttcaaATCAATTCAG CTAGTCATAATTGCTTCAATAACGATGACAGTTTTCCTTCGAACTCAAATGGCTATTGACATGGTTCACGCAAATTATTATATGGGTTCTTTATTCTATGCACTCCTCATACTTCTTGTTGATGGATTCCCAGAATTGTCAATGACTGTCTCAAGAATTGGGGTTTTCTACAAACAGAAAGAGTTGTGTTTTTATCCTGCTTGGGCTTATGCAATCCCAGCTGCCATCCTAAAGGTTCCACTTTCGTTCTTGGAGGCTTTTGTTTGGACAGTTCTTACATACTATGTTATTGGTTACAGCCCTGAGGTTGGAAG GTTTTTTTGCCAGTTCCTTCTACTCTTTGCTGTCCACTTAACATCAATATCCATGTTTCGGTTTATTGCTTCATTTTTCCAAACCGTGGGTGCTTCTATGACAGCTGGTAGTTCAGCAATATTGTCTGTTTTATTATTTGGTGGCTTTGTTATACCAAAAT CTTATATGCCAGCTTGGTTGAAGTGGGGATTTTGGGTTTCTCCTTTGACCTATGGGGAGATAGGAATGACAGTTAATGAATTCCAATCACCCCGATGGGAACAG GTCTATGCAAACACAACTCTTGGGCGACAAGTACTGGAAAGCCGTGGATTAAATTTTGAAGGCTATTTTTATTGGATATCAGTTGGTGCATTATTGGGATTCACAGTACTATTCAATGTTGGTTTCACATTGGCTTTGACACTCTTTAAGT CTCCGGGAAGGCCCCCTGCTCTAATTTCTTACGAAAAGTACTGTCAACTACAAGGAAAAAGAGACAGCAAAACTGATATAGACACAGAGGGGAAATCCATTAGTGCACCTAAAACTTCCGCAGAACCCAAGAAGG GAAGAATGGTTTTGCCATTTGAGCCCCTAGCCGTAGCATTTCAGGATGTACAATACTATGTTGATACCCCTTTG GAAATGAGAAAGCGGGGCTTCACAGAAAAAAGGCTCCAGCTCCTTTCTGATATTACAGGTTCTTTCAGGCCAGGTATACTAACAGCATTAATGGGTGTCAGTGGGGCTGGGAAAACAACTCTCATGGATGTTCTTTGTGGAAGGAAAACTGGTGGTACCGTTGAAGGGGAAATAAGAATTGGTGGTTACCCAAAGGTGCAAGATACATTTGCTCGGATATCAGGTTATTGTGAGCAAAGTGACATACATTCTCCACAAATAACTGTGGAAGAATCAGTAGTGTACTCTGCTTGGCTGCGGCTCCCTTCTCAGATTGATTCAAATACTAAAGCT GAATTTGTAAATGAAGTCCTTGAAACTATTGAGCTTGATGGGATTAAAGACTGCTTAGTGGGCATGGCAGGGGTTAGCGGTTTATCAACTGAGCAGCGCAAACGACTGACCATAGCTGTGGAACTCGTTGCCAATCCATCTATCATGTTCATGGATGAACCAACTTCAGGTTTAGATGCACGGGCAGCTGCTATTGTTATGAGAGCGGTGAAAAATGTTTCTGCAACAGGAAGAACGGTTGTTTGTACCATCCACCAACCAAGTATTGACATTTTCGAGGCATTTGATGAG TTGATTCTCATGAAAACTGGAGGACACATAATCTATGGTGGCCCACTAGGGAAGAACTCAAGCAGGGTCATTGAGTACTTTGAG AGTATTCCCGGGTTGCCCTCAATGAAAGACAATTATAACCCAGCAACATGGATGCTAGAAGTCACTTCAAAATCTGCAGAAGCTGAGCTTGGTATagatttttcacaaatttatAAGGAATCCGCCTTGAATGA GAAGAACAAGGGGTTAGTCAAGCAATTGAGTTCACCATCTCCTGGTTCAAAGGTTTTGCAGTTTCCTACCCGTTTTCCTCAGAATGGTTGGGGGCAGTTCAAAGCATGCTTCTGGAAACAGAACTTGTCTTATTGGAGAAGTCCTTCATATAATCTGACACGGATCATTTTTATGTCTTGCTCATCTCTGCTGTTTGGAATACTCTTCTGGAatcaaggaaagaaaat aGATAGCCAGCAAGACATCTTCAATATATTTGGTTCGATGTTCTGTGCAACAATCTTCTTTGGCATAAACAACTGCTCAACAGTTCTACCATTTGTTGCCACAGAGCGAACTGTTCTATATCGAGAAAAGTTTGCAGGAATGTTCTCTTCATGGGCCTACTCATTTGCGCAG GTGCTGGTTGAGGTTCCCTACTCATTCATTCAAGCAGTTCTTTACGTGGTCATCACATACCCGATGATTGGTTACGACTGGTCTGCTTATAAGATATTTTGGTCATTCTATGGCATGTTCTGCACACTACTAAGCTTCAATTACCTAGGAATGCTATTGGTTTCCTTGACACCAAATGTTCAGGTGGCGTCGATTGTGGCATCATCTGCCTACACAATGCTGAATTTGTTTTCTGGGTTCGTCATTCCAAGACCA CAAATCCCAAAGTGGTGGCTCTGGTTGTATTATTTATGTCCTACATCATGGGCACTAAATGGAATGCTTACAGCGCAGTATGGAGATATACAGAACGAGATCCTGGCGTTCGGGGAGACTAAAACTGTTGCTGCCTTCTTAGAAGATTACTTTGGGTTTCACTACAACCTTTTAGGCCTTGTTGCTGTTGTTCTTATTCTCCTCCCCATTGTGTTTGCTGCTCTTTTTGCATACTTCATTGGAAAATTAAACTTCCAGAGGAG GGCATGA
- the LOC18790741 gene encoding pleiotropic drug resistance protein 3 isoform X2 — MAQLAGADEIESFRIELAEIGRSIRSSFRSHASSFRSATTVNAGDNDVVGDEEHDLQWAAVERLPTFERITSALFDEYDGTSTKGDGKGTRVVDVTKLGAQERRVFIEKLIKHIENDNLQLLQKIRRRIDKVGVKLPIVEVRYKNLCVEAECKVVHGKPLPTLWNTLKSLVLGITELTGSKMREAKISIIKDVSGIIKPGRMTLLLGPPGCGKTTLLMALSGKLSHSLKVSGEICYNGYRLEEFVPQKTSAYVSQYDVHIPEITARETLDFSACCQGVGSRTEIMVEVSRREKQAGIVPDPDVDAYMKATSVKGLKNTLQTDYILKILGLEICADTLVGDPIRRGISGGQKKRLTTGEMIVGPAKALFMDEISNGLDSSTTFQLVSCLQHFVHITDATALISLLQPAPETFDLFDDVLLMAEGKIVFHGPRTEILNFFEECGFKCPERKGVADFLQEVISRKDQAQYWDHAEQPYSYISVDQFIKKFEDGHLGWQLNVELSKPFDKSQSHKDALSFRTYSLPKWELFKSCTRREFLLMKRNSFIYVFKSIQLVIIASITMTVFLRTQMAIDMVHANYYMGSLFYALLILLVDGFPELSMTVSRIGVFYKQKELCFYPAWAYAIPAAILKVPLSFLEAFVWTVLTYYVIGYSPEVGRFFCQFLLLFAVHLTSISMFRFIASFFQTVGASMTAGSSAILSVLLFGGFVIPKSYMPAWLKWGFWVSPLTYGEIGMTVNEFQSPRWEQVYANTTLGRQVLESRGLNFEGYFYWISVGALLGFTVLFNVGFTLALTLFKSPGRPPALISYEKYCQLQGKRDSKTDIDTEGKSISAPKTSAEPKKGRMVLPFEPLAVAFQDVQYYVDTPLEMRKRGFTEKRLQLLSDITGSFRPGILTALMGVSGAGKTTLMDVLCGRKTGGTVEGEIRIGGYPKVQDTFARISGYCEQSDIHSPQITVEESVVYSAWLRLPSQIDSNTKAEFVNEVLETIELDGIKDCLVGMAGVSGLSTEQRKRLTIAVELVANPSIMFMDEPTSGLDARAAAIVMRAVKNVSATGRTVVCTIHQPSIDIFEAFDELILMKTGGHIIYGGPLGKNSSRVIEYFESIPGLPSMKDNYNPATWMLEVTSKSAEAELGIDFSQIYKESALNEKNKGLVKQLSSPSPGSKVLQFPTRFPQNGWGQFKACFWKQNLSYWRSPSYNLTRIIFMSCSSLLFGILFWNQGKKIDSQQDIFNIFGSMFCATIFFGINNCSTVLPFVATERTVLYREKFAGMFSSWAYSFAQVLVEVPYSFIQAVLYVVITYPMIGYDWSAYKIFWSFYGMFCTLLSFNYLGMLLVSLTPNVQVASIVASSAYTMLNLFSGFVIPRPQIPKWWLWLYYLCPTSWALNGMLTAQYGDIQNEILAFGETKTVAAFLEDYFGFHYNLLGLVAVVLILLPIVFAALFAYFIGKLNFQRR; from the exons ATGGCTCAGTTGGCAGGGGCAGATGAAATAGAGTCTTTCCGTATAGAGCTGGCAGAGATTGGGAGGAGTATAAGATCCTCATTTCGAAGTCATGCCTCAAGTTTTCGGAGCGCCACCACTGTCAATGCAGGAGACAATGATGTTGTTGGTGATGAAGAACATGACTTACAATGGGCCGCGGTTGAGAGACTGCCCACTTTTGAGAGGATAACTTCGGCTCTATTTGATGAATATGATGGCACGTCTACAAAAGGAGACGGTAAAGGGACACGGGTGGTTGATGTTACCAAGCTTGGAGCTCAAGAAAGACGTGTTTTCATTGAGAAGCTTATCAAACACATTGAAAATGACAATCTTCAATTGTTGCAGAAGATTAGACGAAGAATAGACAA AGTCGGTGTAAAGTTACCTATTGTGGAAGTGAGATATAAGAATCTTTGTGTGGAAGCAGAGTGCAAGGTAGTTCATGGCAAGCCCCTACCCACTCTATGGAATACTCTAAAGAGTTTGGTTTTG GGCATCACAGAACTGACTGGTTCAAAAATGCGTGAAGCCAAGATAAGCATCATCAAAGATGTCAGTGGTATTATTAAGCCAGGAAG GATGACTTTATTGCTTGGACCTCCAGGTTGTGGGAAAACCACATTACTGATGGCACTCTCAGGGAAGCTAAGCCATTCTCTCAAG GTTTCTGGCGAAATATGTTACAATGGTTATAGACTAGAAGAATTTGTTCCTCAGAAAACCTCAGCTTATGTAAGCCAATATGATGTGCATATTCCAGAGATCACTGCAAGGGAAACACTTGATTTCTCTGCATGTTGTCAAGGTGTAGGAAGTCGAACCG AGATTATGGTGGAAGTCAGTAGAAGGGAAAAACAGGCAGGAATAGTTCCAGATCCTGATGTAGATGCTTACATGAAG GCCACATCTGTTAAGGGACTGAAAAATACACTTCAAACTGACTATATTCTTAAG ATACTTGGTCTGGAAATCTGTGCTGACACGTTGGTAGGAGATCCCATAAGAAGAGGAATATCCGGTGGTCAAAAGAAACGGTTGACTACAG GGGAAATGATTGTTGGACCTGCAAAAGCTTTGTTCATGGATGAAATATCTAATGGCTTAGATAGTTCTACCACTTTCCAACTTGTGTCTTGTCTTCAGCATTTTGTGCATATCACAGATGCAACCGCATTGATTTCGCTTCTTCAGCCTGCACCGGAGACATTTGATCTCTTTGATGATGTCCTATTAATGGCAGAAGGGAAGATTGTGTTTCACGGGCCAAGAACagaaattctgaatttttttgagGAGTGTGGGTTTAAGTGCCCAGAAAGGAAAGGTGTTGCCGACTTCCTTCAGGAG GTTATCTCTAGAAAAGATCAAGCACAGTATTGGGACCATGCAGAACAACCTTACAGTTACATTTCTGTTGATcagttcattaaaaaatttgaggaTGGACATCTTGGCTGGCAGCTAAATGTGGAGCTCTCAAAGCCATTTGATAAGTCTCAGAGCCACAAGGATGCTCTATCCTTTAGAACGTACTCATTACCTAAATGGGAACTGTTTAAATCTTGCACAAGGAGGGAATTTCTTCTGATGAAAAggaattcttttatttatgttttcaaATCAATTCAG CTAGTCATAATTGCTTCAATAACGATGACAGTTTTCCTTCGAACTCAAATGGCTATTGACATGGTTCACGCAAATTATTATATGGGTTCTTTATTCTATGCACTCCTCATACTTCTTGTTGATGGATTCCCAGAATTGTCAATGACTGTCTCAAGAATTGGGGTTTTCTACAAACAGAAAGAGTTGTGTTTTTATCCTGCTTGGGCTTATGCAATCCCAGCTGCCATCCTAAAGGTTCCACTTTCGTTCTTGGAGGCTTTTGTTTGGACAGTTCTTACATACTATGTTATTGGTTACAGCCCTGAGGTTGGAAG GTTTTTTTGCCAGTTCCTTCTACTCTTTGCTGTCCACTTAACATCAATATCCATGTTTCGGTTTATTGCTTCATTTTTCCAAACCGTGGGTGCTTCTATGACAGCTGGTAGTTCAGCAATATTGTCTGTTTTATTATTTGGTGGCTTTGTTATACCAAAAT CTTATATGCCAGCTTGGTTGAAGTGGGGATTTTGGGTTTCTCCTTTGACCTATGGGGAGATAGGAATGACAGTTAATGAATTCCAATCACCCCGATGGGAACAG GTCTATGCAAACACAACTCTTGGGCGACAAGTACTGGAAAGCCGTGGATTAAATTTTGAAGGCTATTTTTATTGGATATCAGTTGGTGCATTATTGGGATTCACAGTACTATTCAATGTTGGTTTCACATTGGCTTTGACACTCTTTAAGT CTCCGGGAAGGCCCCCTGCTCTAATTTCTTACGAAAAGTACTGTCAACTACAAGGAAAAAGAGACAGCAAAACTGATATAGACACAGAGGGGAAATCCATTAGTGCACCTAAAACTTCCGCAGAACCCAAGAAGG GAAGAATGGTTTTGCCATTTGAGCCCCTAGCCGTAGCATTTCAGGATGTACAATACTATGTTGATACCCCTTTG GAAATGAGAAAGCGGGGCTTCACAGAAAAAAGGCTCCAGCTCCTTTCTGATATTACAGGTTCTTTCAGGCCAGGTATACTAACAGCATTAATGGGTGTCAGTGGGGCTGGGAAAACAACTCTCATGGATGTTCTTTGTGGAAGGAAAACTGGTGGTACCGTTGAAGGGGAAATAAGAATTGGTGGTTACCCAAAGGTGCAAGATACATTTGCTCGGATATCAGGTTATTGTGAGCAAAGTGACATACATTCTCCACAAATAACTGTGGAAGAATCAGTAGTGTACTCTGCTTGGCTGCGGCTCCCTTCTCAGATTGATTCAAATACTAAAGCT GAATTTGTAAATGAAGTCCTTGAAACTATTGAGCTTGATGGGATTAAAGACTGCTTAGTGGGCATGGCAGGGGTTAGCGGTTTATCAACTGAGCAGCGCAAACGACTGACCATAGCTGTGGAACTCGTTGCCAATCCATCTATCATGTTCATGGATGAACCAACTTCAGGTTTAGATGCACGGGCAGCTGCTATTGTTATGAGAGCGGTGAAAAATGTTTCTGCAACAGGAAGAACGGTTGTTTGTACCATCCACCAACCAAGTATTGACATTTTCGAGGCATTTGATGAG TTGATTCTCATGAAAACTGGAGGACACATAATCTATGGTGGCCCACTAGGGAAGAACTCAAGCAGGGTCATTGAGTACTTTGAG AGTATTCCCGGGTTGCCCTCAATGAAAGACAATTATAACCCAGCAACATGGATGCTAGAAGTCACTTCAAAATCTGCAGAAGCTGAGCTTGGTATagatttttcacaaatttatAAGGAATCCGCCTTGAATGA GAAGAACAAGGGGTTAGTCAAGCAATTGAGTTCACCATCTCCTGGTTCAAAGGTTTTGCAGTTTCCTACCCGTTTTCCTCAGAATGGTTGGGGGCAGTTCAAAGCATGCTTCTGGAAACAGAACTTGTCTTATTGGAGAAGTCCTTCATATAATCTGACACGGATCATTTTTATGTCTTGCTCATCTCTGCTGTTTGGAATACTCTTCTGGAatcaaggaaagaaaat aGATAGCCAGCAAGACATCTTCAATATATTTGGTTCGATGTTCTGTGCAACAATCTTCTTTGGCATAAACAACTGCTCAACAGTTCTACCATTTGTTGCCACAGAGCGAACTGTTCTATATCGAGAAAAGTTTGCAGGAATGTTCTCTTCATGGGCCTACTCATTTGCGCAG GTGCTGGTTGAGGTTCCCTACTCATTCATTCAAGCAGTTCTTTACGTGGTCATCACATACCCGATGATTGGTTACGACTGGTCTGCTTATAAGATATTTTGGTCATTCTATGGCATGTTCTGCACACTACTAAGCTTCAATTACCTAGGAATGCTATTGGTTTCCTTGACACCAAATGTTCAGGTGGCGTCGATTGTGGCATCATCTGCCTACACAATGCTGAATTTGTTTTCTGGGTTCGTCATTCCAAGACCA CAAATCCCAAAGTGGTGGCTCTGGTTGTATTATTTATGTCCTACATCATGGGCACTAAATGGAATGCTTACAGCGCAGTATGGAGATATACAGAACGAGATCCTGGCGTTCGGGGAGACTAAAACTGTTGCTGCCTTCTTAGAAGATTACTTTGGGTTTCACTACAACCTTTTAGGCCTTGTTGCTGTTGTTCTTATTCTCCTCCCCATTGTGTTTGCTGCTCTTTTTGCATACTTCATTGGAAAATTAAACTTCCAGAGGAGGTAA